A stretch of Deinococcus cellulosilyticus NBRC 106333 = KACC 11606 DNA encodes these proteins:
- a CDS encoding DUF7736 domain-containing protein translates to MKLEQKSIGYEAAVELCKSGWWKKKTPREIATFQLSVRELCLHNLGVFHEALEKAPGRPVWTHEIMNPQNLWDELHGEKPAPSFEEILNLIPASKRVLVLLPEDQS, encoded by the coding sequence ATGAAGTTGGAACAGAAATCCATTGGGTATGAGGCAGCTGTTGAACTCTGCAAATCTGGTTGGTGGAAGAAGAAAACCCCCAGAGAGATTGCCACCTTTCAGCTGTCCGTGCGGGAGCTTTGCCTGCACAACCTCGGAGTTTTTCATGAAGCCCTGGAGAAAGCCCCCGGGCGTCCCGTCTGGACCCATGAAATCATGAACCCGCAGAATCTCTGGGACGAGTTGCACGGGGAGAAACCAGCACCCTCTTTTGAGGAGATTCTGAACCTGATTCCTGCAAGCAAACGGGTGCTTGTGCTGTTGCCAGAGGACCAGTCATGA
- a CDS encoding DUF551 domain-containing protein, which produces MSTDDFNEKNRESIQRGLETVAAQKAARALAQAGLKSSADLTRVVYESEFQRLKLIEHYAKSVTLVCFDGTHKFAPDDCVSLVRLLDLLDLTKPQTKQVSDPWIAVAERLPEHHEWYLVVQQKPGEHYRFCRLFVVGEGWQDPKVEKYGEITHWMPLPPFPKEGGQQ; this is translated from the coding sequence ATGAGCACGGATGATTTCAACGAGAAGAACCGCGAGTCCATCCAGCGTGGCCTGGAGACTGTGGCTGCCCAGAAAGCTGCCAGAGCATTGGCCCAGGCGGGGTTGAAGTCTTCTGCAGACCTGACCCGAGTGGTTTACGAGAGCGAATTCCAGCGTTTGAAGCTGATTGAGCATTACGCCAAGAGTGTGACGCTGGTCTGTTTTGATGGCACCCACAAGTTTGCTCCAGATGACTGCGTGAGTCTCGTGCGGTTGCTGGACCTGTTGGATCTCACGAAGCCCCAGACCAAACAGGTGAGTGACCCATGGATCGCTGTCGCTGAGCGTTTGCCTGAGCACCATGAGTGGTATCTGGTGGTGCAGCAGAAGCCCGGTGAGCACTATCGGTTCTGCCGTCTGTTTGTTGTGGGTGAGGGCTGGCAGGACCCGAAAGTCGAGAAGTATGGGGAGATCACGCACTGGATGCCTCTCCCACCTTTCCCGAAAGAGGGAGGCCAGCAGTGA